The Flavobacterium psychrotrophum region CCGCTGGCCGCTAACGATTACCACAATCATTTTTCGCGCTTTCAGGGAGAAAACCTTATAAAAAACCTTGAAAAAGTAGAAGTCTTGAAAACAATAGCAAATGAAAAGGGCTATACTCCTACCCAACTGGCTATTGCATGGGTAAATGCACAGGACAGCCACATTATGCCGCTGGTAAGCATGAGCCGCAGATCAAGGTTGCCGGAAAATATAGAAGCCATGAACATTACCTTTACACCTCAAGAACAAGAAGCGCTTAACACGCATTTTGCACCGGGTGCTATACTGGGCGGTACCTACCTGCAACGATAAGCCCGAAATTGATATCTTTACGCAATGACAAATCCATCAGAAATTATACCGGGTGTACTTTTTTATTCTTACCTCGCTAAAATGCGGAAGGATAAAGTGGGCTTTTTTGAACACAATACCCTGGTGCTGCAGGTATCGGGGCTTTTTACACTGGAAACGTCTGATGAAAAGGTATCTATGAGTACCGGTAATATGCTGCTGATACGCAAAAACCAGTTAGGCGAAATTACCAAGGTACCGCTAAACGGAGAGGATTACCAAACCATTGTAATTATACTTAAAGAAGATATGCTGCGAAAGATGGCATTGGAACAGCATTTAGATAAGGTTGCAAAATACATGGGAGCTCCTAATGTGCTTATTCCTGAAAATGATTTCCTGAAGGGGTTTTTCCAGTCGGTCATACCCTATGTACATCAGTCCGAAAAAATTACCGAGGCACTTGGCGAACTTAAAATAAAAGAGGCCGTACAGCTACTAATTCATATAATGCCGGAGTTAAAAGAATTTTTGTTCGACTTTTCTGAACCACACAAAATAGACCTGGAAAAGTTTATGGTAAATAATTACCATTATAATGTGCCTGTCGAAAAATTTGCACACCTTACCGGCCGCAGCCTGGCAGGGTTTAAGCGCGACTTCCAGAAAACATTTGGTATGGCACCCCGGCAGTGGCTTCAGGAAAAAAGACTTACTGAGGCTATGCACCTCATCGAAAAGAAGCACCAAAAACCATCTGCCATTTATCTGGACTTAGGTTTTGAAAGCCTTTCTCATTTTTCATCTTCTTTTAAAAAGAAGTTTGGCAAAGCACCTACCGAATGGGCTATTTAACAAACTATATCATAATAGTATCTCAAAAGCAAAGTACAGTTGTATTTTGCTTTTTTGTTTTATTTACTTAACCCACAATCAGGACACAACAACATCCGTTCAGGATACACGCACTCCATGCGTATGTACCAACTTTGCTGTATAAAATTTAATCATCAAAAAATGCAGAAGACAATTTTTATTACAGGCGCGTCATCAGGGTTAGGAAAAGCTACAGCAATTTTATTTCAGTCAAAAGGCTGGAATGTAATAGCCACTATGCGCAACCCAGAAAAAGAAACAGAACTTACCCTTTTACCTAACGTTACATTACTTCCGTTAGATGTTACCGATACTGAACAAATAAAAGCCACCGTAGCTAAGGCCGTGTCGCTACACAGTATAGATGTAGTGTTTAACAACGCCGGTTACGGATTAATGGGCGCACTGGAAGCCCTTACCGATGTACAAATAGTAAAACAGGTAAACACGAATCTCCTCGGTGTATTAAGGGTAACACAGGCATTTATTCCACACTTTCGCGAAAAGAAAAACGGGGTTTTTATCAGCACTACCTCTATGGGTGGCTTGCTGGCATTTCCGCTGCACTCTATTTATCATGCTACTAAGTTTGCCATTGAGGGCTGGTCAGAGAGTATGTCTTTTGAGCTGGGGCTACACAACATAAAAATAAAGACTGTGGCTCCCGGTGGTATTGTTACCGATTTTTTAAGCAGGTCGCTGGACAGGACTTTAAACAGTGAATACTCCGAGATAGAAGATAAGCTGTTTCCAATGATGGATAACATGATGGATAATGCCGCAACAGCCGCACAAATAGCCGAAATTGTATTTGAGGCAGCTACTGATGATAAAGACCAGGTGCGCTATGTAGCCGGCGAAGATGCAAAGGCTATGTATGCACGCCGCCTTGAAATAGGTAGTGAAGAAGCACGGAAAGAAATAAGAGAACAAATTTTAGGATAATATTAATGCAGGCAGTTGCACTTTTACAACTGCCTGTATTACATTTATAAAGAATTTTAACGAATGAATACAATAAACTCCATATCAGAATTTCATAGGCTGGTAACACTGCCGGAGCCGCTGCATCCGCTTATAAGTGTAGTAAGCGTACAGGATATGCGCTTTGCAGACAATACTGTATGGGAACATTTTTCGCTGAACTTTTACTGTATATCCTTAAAAAAAGACGTTACAGGAAAAGTAAAATATGGCCGCCAGTACTATGACTACAATAAAGGCGCAATGACTTTTACTGCTCCTAAACAAATACAATCGCTTGACGCACCGCACGACGACATCCTTGGCCCTGAAGCCGGTAATGGTTATGCGTTGCTCATTCATCCGGAATTTCTGTATAGCCATCCGCTTGCGGCTACAATAAAAAACTATGGCTTTTTTTCGTATGCGGTAAATGAGGCGCTGCATCTTTCTGAAAGGGAAGAGAAAAACATTGCAGATATCTTTCAAAAAATAAGCGATGAATACCAGCACATTGATAAGCACACACAGGATATCATCCTATCTCAGGTCGACTTGTTGCTTAACTACAGCAACCGTTTTTATGAAAGGCAGTTTATTACCCGAAAGGCGATAAACCATGATGTACTCACAAAGATGGAACAACTGCTAAACAATTTTTTTGATAATAAAGATACACTCGTAAACGGAATACCTACAGTAGAGTTTCTGGCATCTAACCTCAACATTTCTGCACACTACCTTAGCGATATGCTACGCACGCTAACCGGGCAGAGCGCACAGCAGCATATACATGAAAAACTTATAGAAAAAGCGAAAGAATACCTAAGCACCACAAAACTTTCGGTTGCAGAAATAGCTTACCAGCTAGGTTTTGAATACCCACAGTCATTCAATAAGCTATTCAAAAAAAAAATGAACGTATCGCCGTTGGAATTCCGGCAAACGTTCATTAACTATTAAATCAGATAAAAAATGGTAAATTCTAGATAGTGCCCTCCGCTTCTTTTTTAGTTTTATCCTGCTTAGGAACAACATTTATATTTGAAGCTATTATAAAAAGTACCGCAACAAATAAGACACCGGAAATAACGAGTATATTAATTACTGGATCCATGATAGTAAGTATTTTATACTCAAATATACAAATAAAATTCGCAACAACTACATCGTTATAGTTAATTTTATTTCAAACGGAAACAGATGGCCCTTCTAACAAACAGAATTTGGATGGCACAACAAAGCACTACTATAATTTTCTCAGTAAATTTGAATACAAAATAAAGCCATGTCTATAAAAGTAATAATAACCGGAGCCACCGGAATGGTAGGTGAAGGTGTTTTGTTTGAATGCCTTGAAAACCCTGATGTAAGCGAAATACTTATTATTGGTCGTCGCGCCTATGGCCTTCAACACCCAAAAGTAAAAGAACTCACAGTACCCGATTTCTTTACGCTGGATAGTTATGCCAATCAGATCTCGGGGTACGATGCCTGCTTGTTTTGCGCCGGAATAAGTTCTGTAGGTATGAACGAAGAAAAGTATACACACATAACATATGATACTACACGGGCATTTGCCAACAGCGTGCTTAAGGTAAATCCATCTTTAGTATTTTGCTTTGTATCCGGTTCTCAGACCGATGGTACTGAGAAAGGCAGTGTTATGTGGGCACGTGTAAAAGGCCGTACCGAAAATGCGCTTGCACAACTTTCTTTTACTGCTGAGTATAATTTTCGCCCGGGTGTAATGCTTACAGCTAAAGGGCAAAAAAACGGCAAGCCACTTTACTACAGCATTACAAAAGTGATTCAGTTCTTTTCTGCAAAAAGTGTAATAACCCTTAGCGAACTGGGCAAAGCCATGATAAATGCAATTACAAAAGGCTATGATAAACAGGTACTGGAAATAAGCGATATTAAAAAACTGGCAAAAGTTTAAGCCGGCCTGTGCCTCTCTATAACACGGTCTATAATGGCCTGGGTAGTATCAGGATAATTTACAGGAATAACTTTACCATTAGTAAGCCAGTCGTTAATAACCTCAGCATATTTAGGGCTCAGGCTTTTAATAACCGGTACGCCAATATGTTGCAGGGCTGCGGCATTAAGCTGCTGCTCATACTGGTTTTTCATCGGTATAACCAGTAGCTTTTTACCTAAAAACAATGCTTCAGCAGGGGTTTCAAATCCGGCACCGCAAAATATTCCGGCAGATGAAGCCATGCTTGCTGTAAACTGTTCGTTATTTATAGGCCGTATGGTAATGTTGCCATATTGCTTTTGCTTTTTGCAATGCTTACTAAACACATCCCACACAGCATCAGGATATTCAGATAGTCTTTTCACCAGCGTTTTATCGTCGTAAGAAGGTAGATACGCCGTGTAGTGCCCTTTATTGGTAATTTCGCGTTCACGAACCTGGTTGCGTATAACCGGAGTAAAGATATTTTCGCCAACGGGGTAAAAATGAAAACCATAGCTATAATCTGCCGGGGCATAATTTTTAAGGATAAGGCGGCCTTTACGGTCCGGTTCTTCCGGCAGCGGAAATGCCTTATCTAACACTGCCGACTGGTGGCTTACGGCTACACAGGTCTTGTGCCTAAAGTAGCACGCCCAGGCGCTTACCGGCTCAAAATCGTTTACCACAAGGTCATAATCTTCTACCGGCAATTTGCGTATGCTTTTTATAAGACGTGGCAGGTTAGCCTTTAAAACCGTTTTTACAAGGTCTACACCTCCTTTTTTTCCAAAAATAAAACTAAGCCCTTTCAGCTTGTATTTAACCTTAAATGGTAGTTGCAAATCGCCCTGGATACCGCTTACCAGTATATCTACGTCGCCGTGCTTTTGCAGGCAGGGTATAACATCCATAGCACGGCTTAGGTGGCCATTACCGGTACCCTGAACGGCATAGAGTATTTTTAGTTTTTTTTGAGGAGTATCCATATCAGCAGGTTTGTACCAATTTAGGCATCTTTTAAAAACTGTGCAAACCAGCGGCCCGATTGTTTTATGGTGCGCTTTTGGGTTTCAAAATCTACGTGGATCAAACCAAAGCGGGCATGGTATCCTTCTGCCCACTCAAAATTATCGGTAAGGCTCCACACAAAATAACCGTGTATGTTCGCACCTTCTTCTTTAGCCTTAAGCACCTGTTGCAGGTGGTCTTTAATATATTTTGTACGGCGGCCATCGCGCACCTCATCAAATATTACGGTATCAGGAAAGGCAGCACCATTCTCTGTTATAATAAGCTTTTTTATTTGTGGATAGGCATCAAACTTTTTTATCAGCTGATAAATTGATGGTGGATATACCTCCCAGCCCATTTCGGTAGTAACTACCTGCCTCTTGCTGGCCTTAACCAGAGATGCGCCAACATAAGGTGTAAGCCTTGATGATTTTACAACCTCACGTGTATAACACTGTATCCCTATAAAATCAAAGTCAAAAGCTGCGCGCTCTTCATCGCCAGGCTGTATGTAACCTGTCATTTTCTTTATAACCGGAAGATCTTTTTCAGGATATCCCAGCCCTAAAATGGGCTCTATAAAAGCACGGTTTAGCAGTGTATCTACACGTTTAGCAGCAGCCACATCTTTTTCTTTATCAGATGCCGGCTCTACCAGCGTACACGAAAATGTAGTGCCTAAATTTGCATCCGGCAATATAGCCCTTACCCTGCGTGCGCCTTCGGATGTAGCAAGTGTAACGTGGTGTACCGCCTTTAGATAATTCTTGATACCGCGCCTACCCGGTGCGTGAATACCCAAAAAGTAGCCCGCGCCTGTAAATACCGATGGCTCATTTACAACCATCCAGTTCTTTACACGGTCGCCAAAGTGGCGTGCGCAAACCTCAGCATAATCTGCAAACCACTTTATGCTTTCGCGGTTTGTCCAGCCGCCTTGTTTTTCAAGCGCGTAGGGTAAATCCCAATGGTATAAAGTTACCCAGGGCTCTATGCCGCTTTCCAGCAAATGATCGATAAGATTGTTGTAGTAATCAATTCCCTTTTGAGATACTTCTCCCTGCCCTTGCGGCATGATGCGCGACCAGCTCAGCGAAAATCGGAAATTGGGTATATTGAGTTCTCCTATAAGGGCAATATCATCTTTATAACCGTGGTAAAAATTGGTAGCCATTTGTGCATGGTGGCCACCTTTAATTGCTCCTTTTTGTGTGGTAAAAACATCCCATATAGAAAGTCCTTTATCATCGGTATCATGCGCCCCTTCAATCTGGAAAGCCGCCGTTGATACACCCCACAAGAAATCTGTCCCAAAGCGGGATCTGTGCAAAACTGCATCGTCTAATTGCTCCATTCAGTACTTAACCTCTCTGTATATTAATGAATGAAGAACGATTGCATGGCTCTTAAAAAAAGCCACTCTTTGATGGTAACCAAATATTTGAATCTGAAGAATTTCATGGTAATCACTTTTAACAAAGATACATCCGGCATTATTACCAAACTGTAAACCTCAGATTACTATAACATTACCAAATTAAGCAGCAGGCATTACCTCTCTAAACAGCCCTTTAAGATGTTCTATCTCAGCGCTGTAAATTGTGTTTTTACGGCAACCAAAGTATAAGGTGTTCTTTAATTTTTTATGCCCTTCCCATACTTTTTTTATCAGCCCTTCTTCTATCTCCCTGCTACATAAAAAATTGGGTACCACTGCCAGCCCTACCCCGCCCGAAAGGCAACGCACTATAGAGTTGATGTTTGGTACTATGTAATTTGGCCTGAAATCAGGACGCTTGTTAAAATTGAGTTCCCAAAACCGGAACAGGTGCTCCATATCTCCCGTAGTGCCATACCATTTTTGTCCCTTTAGCCAGGCTTCTATCTCTACATTATCTTTTCCTTTGAGCACTTTAGCAAAAGCTGAACTATCAACCTCATTTCCCCCCACCATTATAAGTGTTTCAGAAGAAAAAGCCTCGTGCACTACACCTGCAGAAACACCTTTATGGGGTGTTACAATAAGATCCAACAAGCCCTTGTCAAGGTTATCAAGCATTTCAGGATATTCGCCAAAACATAATATTACATTAAATGGGAGTGTATGAATGTATTTTTCCAGTGTGGTCTGGAAGGTTTCAAAACACATCCCGATACTGATCGTAGGTGTATGCTTCTCTGTACTTTTCTGGAAGGTTTTTTCTGCCTCTTCCAGCTTAGCTATAGGTGCAGCAATGGCATTAAACAACGCTTTTGCACGCTCTGTAGGCTGCATTTTTCGGCCGGTACGCTCAAATAGCTTGTAGCCTACATAGCTTTCCAGTGAGCTAAGGTGCAGGCTTACCCCGGGTTGAGATATGAATAAGGTATTAGCGGCTCCTGTTAAGGTACCTGTACTATATATCGCCTTAAAAGTGCGGTACCATTCTAAATTAACCATAACTTTCACTATTATAATTATTATACAAAGGTATGATTTATGTTATTTTAATAATACAATATCCTTCCATAATTTTGTAATGTATTTAAAACAAAAAATTTATGAAGAACATATTTGTAATAAACGGAGCGCAAAATTTTGGACACTCTGGTGGTGCCTACAACAATACGGTAGCTACTGTAACTAAAGAATTTTTCGCAAACCATGCCGAATATAACGTACAGGTAACAAACATTGAAGAAGGATATGACCCTGATAATGAAGTAATAAAATTTACCCAGGCCGATGTAATTGTTTACCATACACCCATCTGGTGGTTTCAGGTACCATTCGGGCTTAAAAAATATCTAGACGAGGTATTTACCGCCGGCCATCGCAAGGGCATTTATAATAGTGATGGGCGCCATGCTGCTACTCCCGAAGTAGGTTACGGCACCGGTGGCACCATGCATGGTAAACACTATATGGTTACCACAACCTGGAACGCACCTGCTACTGCCTTTACCCTTCCCGGAGAATTTTTTGAAGAAACAAGTGTAGATGATGGTGTGCTGTTTGGCTTTCACCGTATGAATGCCTTTGTCGGTCTTAACAAAATTAACGGTTTTCACTTTCATGATGTGATGAAAAATCCGGATATGGAGTTTGAAATGGGCCGTTATAAGAAACACCTGGAAAGCATTTTTGAAACTGAACCTGTAAACATTTAAGCTATGAAGATTTATTTAACAGCGCTTATAAAAAGTAAGCCGGAATATACCGAAGAAGTTTTAGCCTTATTGCAAAACATGGTCATTAACAGCCGCAAAGAACCGGCTTGCCTGCAATATGACCTGCATCGTGATAACGATGATGAAAACACTTTTGTTTTTTATGAAATATGGAATAGCGAAGCCGAACTTGCACACCATAATGAGCAACCTTATTTAAAAGCATTTGTTGCCATCATAGACGAAAAATTGCAACAGGCACCTGTTATACACAAGATGTCAATTCTTTAAAATAGTATTGCCACGAATTACACAAATTTTCAGAAATCTAATTTCATGGATATTAGTATAATTCGTGGCTAATAAATTTTAAGATAAGTCGATAATATTATGCAGGATTAAGCACTGAAAAAGCTTCATCCGGGGATTTGCGATACAAGTCGTAAATATACTGGGTGTTACCCACACGAATTTCGTAATCATTATTCTCAAAACCGGTTACAAACTCCTGGGCTACCTGTGCCGGAGGGATACCGTTAGACCCGCCTATGGGTGCAGAAAACTCGGTATCTACCAGTGGCGGCATTAATTCAAAAACTTTAACGCCACTGCCTGATTGTGCCAGCGCATGGCGGAAAGACTGTGTATAAGAA contains the following coding sequences:
- a CDS encoding AraC family transcriptional regulator; the protein is MTNPSEIIPGVLFYSYLAKMRKDKVGFFEHNTLVLQVSGLFTLETSDEKVSMSTGNMLLIRKNQLGEITKVPLNGEDYQTIVIILKEDMLRKMALEQHLDKVAKYMGAPNVLIPENDFLKGFFQSVIPYVHQSEKITEALGELKIKEAVQLLIHIMPELKEFLFDFSEPHKIDLEKFMVNNYHYNVPVEKFAHLTGRSLAGFKRDFQKTFGMAPRQWLQEKRLTEAMHLIEKKHQKPSAIYLDLGFESLSHFSSSFKKKFGKAPTEWAI
- a CDS encoding SDR family oxidoreductase, with product MQKTIFITGASSGLGKATAILFQSKGWNVIATMRNPEKETELTLLPNVTLLPLDVTDTEQIKATVAKAVSLHSIDVVFNNAGYGLMGALEALTDVQIVKQVNTNLLGVLRVTQAFIPHFREKKNGVFISTTSMGGLLAFPLHSIYHATKFAIEGWSESMSFELGLHNIKIKTVAPGGIVTDFLSRSLDRTLNSEYSEIEDKLFPMMDNMMDNAATAAQIAEIVFEAATDDKDQVRYVAGEDAKAMYARRLEIGSEEARKEIREQILG
- a CDS encoding helix-turn-helix domain-containing protein, with translation MNTINSISEFHRLVTLPEPLHPLISVVSVQDMRFADNTVWEHFSLNFYCISLKKDVTGKVKYGRQYYDYNKGAMTFTAPKQIQSLDAPHDDILGPEAGNGYALLIHPEFLYSHPLAATIKNYGFFSYAVNEALHLSEREEKNIADIFQKISDEYQHIDKHTQDIILSQVDLLLNYSNRFYERQFITRKAINHDVLTKMEQLLNNFFDNKDTLVNGIPTVEFLASNLNISAHYLSDMLRTLTGQSAQQHIHEKLIEKAKEYLSTTKLSVAEIAYQLGFEYPQSFNKLFKKKMNVSPLEFRQTFINY
- a CDS encoding NAD-dependent epimerase/dehydratase family protein, with protein sequence MSIKVIITGATGMVGEGVLFECLENPDVSEILIIGRRAYGLQHPKVKELTVPDFFTLDSYANQISGYDACLFCAGISSVGMNEEKYTHITYDTTRAFANSVLKVNPSLVFCFVSGSQTDGTEKGSVMWARVKGRTENALAQLSFTAEYNFRPGVMLTAKGQKNGKPLYYSITKVIQFFSAKSVITLSELGKAMINAITKGYDKQVLEISDIKKLAKV
- a CDS encoding glycosyltransferase family protein, with the protein product MDTPQKKLKILYAVQGTGNGHLSRAMDVIPCLQKHGDVDILVSGIQGDLQLPFKVKYKLKGLSFIFGKKGGVDLVKTVLKANLPRLIKSIRKLPVEDYDLVVNDFEPVSAWACYFRHKTCVAVSHQSAVLDKAFPLPEEPDRKGRLILKNYAPADYSYGFHFYPVGENIFTPVIRNQVREREITNKGHYTAYLPSYDDKTLVKRLSEYPDAVWDVFSKHCKKQKQYGNITIRPINNEQFTASMASSAGIFCGAGFETPAEALFLGKKLLVIPMKNQYEQQLNAAALQHIGVPVIKSLSPKYAEVINDWLTNGKVIPVNYPDTTQAIIDRVIERHRPA
- a CDS encoding GH1 family beta-glucosidase, with the protein product MEQLDDAVLHRSRFGTDFLWGVSTAAFQIEGAHDTDDKGLSIWDVFTTQKGAIKGGHHAQMATNFYHGYKDDIALIGELNIPNFRFSLSWSRIMPQGQGEVSQKGIDYYNNLIDHLLESGIEPWVTLYHWDLPYALEKQGGWTNRESIKWFADYAEVCARHFGDRVKNWMVVNEPSVFTGAGYFLGIHAPGRRGIKNYLKAVHHVTLATSEGARRVRAILPDANLGTTFSCTLVEPASDKEKDVAAAKRVDTLLNRAFIEPILGLGYPEKDLPVIKKMTGYIQPGDEERAAFDFDFIGIQCYTREVVKSSRLTPYVGASLVKASKRQVVTTEMGWEVYPPSIYQLIKKFDAYPQIKKLIITENGAAFPDTVIFDEVRDGRRTKYIKDHLQQVLKAKEEGANIHGYFVWSLTDNFEWAEGYHARFGLIHVDFETQKRTIKQSGRWFAQFLKDA
- a CDS encoding LysR family transcriptional regulator, producing MVNLEWYRTFKAIYSTGTLTGAANTLFISQPGVSLHLSSLESYVGYKLFERTGRKMQPTERAKALFNAIAAPIAKLEEAEKTFQKSTEKHTPTISIGMCFETFQTTLEKYIHTLPFNVILCFGEYPEMLDNLDKGLLDLIVTPHKGVSAGVVHEAFSSETLIMVGGNEVDSSAFAKVLKGKDNVEIEAWLKGQKWYGTTGDMEHLFRFWELNFNKRPDFRPNYIVPNINSIVRCLSGGVGLAVVPNFLCSREIEEGLIKKVWEGHKKLKNTLYFGCRKNTIYSAEIEHLKGLFREVMPAA
- a CDS encoding NAD(P)H-dependent oxidoreductase, encoding MKNIFVINGAQNFGHSGGAYNNTVATVTKEFFANHAEYNVQVTNIEEGYDPDNEVIKFTQADVIVYHTPIWWFQVPFGLKKYLDEVFTAGHRKGIYNSDGRHAATPEVGYGTGGTMHGKHYMVTTTWNAPATAFTLPGEFFEETSVDDGVLFGFHRMNAFVGLNKINGFHFHDVMKNPDMEFEMGRYKKHLESIFETEPVNI
- a CDS encoding putative quinol monooxygenase gives rise to the protein MKIYLTALIKSKPEYTEEVLALLQNMVINSRKEPACLQYDLHRDNDDENTFVFYEIWNSEAELAHHNEQPYLKAFVAIIDEKLQQAPVIHKMSIL